A region of Planctomicrobium piriforme DNA encodes the following proteins:
- a CDS encoding MotA/TolQ/ExbB proton channel family protein — protein sequence MLHRSTLLTWLMLGLFCLATPALAQPLPGEPTPTPAAAPVDPAAPRGADSPAVPKSSGTPSAATVILQMVRSLSYFSVPFALATLIAIWFITERIVVLRRGRVIPKPFVRRFLKLLEEGELNRDEALQICDENGSPVAVVFAHGVRKWGKPSVEVEQAIIDGGEREVNDLRTHLRVINGVATISPLLGLLGTVWGMLESFDKIASAGAMGNTQELAAGIALALVTTAAGLIIAIPCLTAYMYLAGKIDSLVMEMDDLGQKVVLLISAEGLAERSARPRKAKETAEGQKKAV from the coding sequence ATGTTGCATCGAAGCACACTCCTGACCTGGCTGATGCTAGGTCTATTCTGCCTGGCGACGCCGGCGCTGGCTCAACCGCTGCCGGGTGAGCCGACTCCGACGCCGGCCGCCGCGCCAGTCGATCCGGCCGCGCCGAGAGGCGCTGACAGCCCGGCCGTGCCCAAATCATCAGGCACGCCGTCAGCGGCCACTGTCATCCTGCAGATGGTCCGCTCGCTGAGTTACTTCAGCGTTCCGTTTGCCCTCGCCACACTGATCGCCATCTGGTTCATCACGGAACGGATCGTCGTTCTCCGTCGCGGGCGAGTCATTCCCAAACCGTTCGTCCGACGCTTCCTCAAGCTGCTGGAAGAAGGGGAACTCAATCGGGACGAAGCCCTGCAGATCTGCGATGAGAACGGCAGCCCCGTGGCGGTCGTGTTCGCTCACGGCGTCCGCAAATGGGGCAAGCCGAGCGTCGAAGTCGAACAAGCCATCATCGACGGCGGCGAACGGGAAGTGAACGACCTCCGCACGCACCTGCGGGTGATTAACGGCGTCGCCACAATCAGCCCTTTACTCGGGCTATTGGGAACGGTGTGGGGGATGCTCGAATCGTTCGACAAGATCGCCTCGGCCGGAGCGATGGGAAATACCCAGGAACTCGCCGCAGGCATCGCGCTCGCTCTCGTCACCACGGCGGCAGGTTTGATTATTGCGATCCCCTGCCTGACCGCGTACATGTACCTGGCCGGCAAGATCGACTCGCTGGTGATGGAGATGGACGACCTCGGCCAGAAGGTGGTGCTGCTGATCTCCGCCGAAGGCCTCGCCGAACGCTCAGCCCGTCCTCGTAAGGCAAAAGAGACCGCTGAAGGACAAAAGAAAGCCGTCTGA